Sequence from the Castanea sativa cultivar Marrone di Chiusa Pesio chromosome 12, ASM4071231v1 genome:
agagagatctatggaaaaggagagaccagagttagtgacagtgagagtgtgaggaaagaaaaagaaaagggaatagagaaagagtgagagagcgtactgtgagagagagattgttttccaaaatttttttttggaaaacaacctataaaaaaaaaaaatttttattaggatttttcattaactaaaaatagttttccgttgaccagtttttttttgtgctaccaaacactggaaaatgtggaaaactacctttacagaaagtttttcagcaaaacaaacagagcgttattggttaaaaaaatagcattaaatgCTAATTGACTTACACCtcattcacttaattaatagcaattttgtttctctctccttatttattatttaaaaccttttacatatattcctttttttgcCAATGACTTTACAAATGTATttgcaatacttttttttttcttcttcttttaagcCAGTCATACTCTTATAGTCTTATCAATTGTGAATATATATCATGtctccttaaaaataaataaatggctaAGTGTTGTTTAATGAGATTTTAAGTAATAAGTctctcaaataataattaacacagatacttttttttttgaatgactttacaattatatttgcaaatctctcttcttcttttttgggtgtgCCTGAGTCTGTAATGCTcatgtcattttcttttcttctttaagcCGGTAATACTCTGTTAATTGTGAATATTTTCTTTGccttcttaaaataaaataaataaataaaaattgttggGTAATATAATTGTAAACACATATCCACGAAgaaatctttttattaattaattttggctTTTCAAAACTCAAGCGGAGGAAACATTGGCCGTGTCTACCATgcataacttttaaaaattggCAACACGCCAACACATGTTATATGTGTTTGCATGATCTTTATATTATACAACTTTCTTAATCCAATAAGACATCCTAACATGTCCTTGCTTAGCTACTAAGTTTTTATCTAACCTCAAAAAAGTAAACCCATTAGAATATTATCATAGGATTTTTCTTGAGGATGACAAAATTAAGGAACAAGTTTGgaagaagaaatcaaaatcatTGAAGGCACAAATGGAAATTAATGGTCATTATATTTGTTCTCACTTGTTTGTATACCATTTGTGTGATAAGACTATAAAACtatgacaaagaagaaaaaaaagggtagtacgaactcaaaaaaaaagaaaaagtattgcaaatatatttgtaaagtcattggcaaaaaaaggaatatatgtaaaaggttttaaataataaataaggagagataAACAATATTGctattaattaagtgaatgaGGTGTAAGTTAATTAGcatttaatgctatttttttaactattaaatctattttttgaagaaattttaactattaaattaattacaaaTCTACAGTTTACAAatggtgtaacttgaacccatctcatatatatatattacactcATGCAAATGTGAACGTAGTACATACTaaagtgtaaaaattgaaaaaaaaaaatgtgtacatGTCACATGCAAATGTGAATGTAGTATATACCAGAGTGTAAAAAATAGTGTGAAgcaatatttttcctttttaagtaTATCATACCGCCTAATGGGGACAAAAAACTTacatacagatttttttttgctcattctAGTATCTCAGGCTATTTATAGGTGAACAATTTTAGAGGATACTTACTAACTTGACATAAAAGATATAGCTTCAATGGCTCTTGATACCATACCTTTATGGCTTCCTCTTCTCCTTGTTCTCCCTCTTCTGTTGCTCATGAAAAAAAAGATGGATGAGCGGAGTTCAAAGAACCTTCCACCAAGCCCTCCTAAGCTCCCTATTATAGGTAACTTACACCAACTTGGTGTGTTACCCCACCAATCTATGTGGCAACTCTCCAAGAAATATGGCTCTATAATGCTCCTTCAACTCAGTGGCATAACAATTGTCATAATATCTTCTGCTGATGCTGCAAGAGAAGTCTTAAAAGTTCATGATCTTGCCTGTTGCAGTAGACCTCCCTTAGCTTGCTCTAAAGTTTTTTCCTACAATTATAGGGACATGGCTTTTTCACCTTATGGTGATTACTGGAGAGAGATAAGGAAAATATGTGTTCTTGAACTTTTTAGCGTGAAGAGGGTGCAGTCCTATCAGTTCATTAGGGAAGAAGAAGTTGCTTTGTTTGTCGATTCTATATCTCCCTATGCATCTTCTGCAACCCCTATTGATCTTTCTGAAAAGCTGTTTGCCCTCACTGCAAGTATAACTTTTAGGATTGGTTTTGGTAAAAGTTTCCGCGGGAGTGGTTTAGACAATGAAAGGTTTCAAGCAGTGATTCATGAGGTAATGTCCATGATAGGAAGCTACAATGCATCTGAATTCTTGCCCTTCGTGGGATGGATTATAGACACTTTATCTGGTAGATTTAAAAGGCTTGAAAGGGTTTTTCATGAGTTGGATACTTTATTCCAACAGGTCATTGATCTCCATCTTGATCCTGAGAGGACAAAACCAGAGCATGAAGACATTATCGATGTGCTACTAAGAATTGAAAGGGAGCAAGCTGAGTCTGGCGATACTGCTCGgttcacaaaacaaaacattaagGCAGTCCTCTTGGTAAGCTGCCAAACTTTTACTAAtcccatggtttttttttaaaaaaaaaactttacttaCCTTATCAAATTAGCCCATGTTCATCTACTTACCTGTTACTATATTTGTTTATCAGAATATATTTTTAGGTGGAATTGACACTAGTGCAATTACCATGATATGGGCGATGGCAGAGCTTGCTAAGAACCCCGGATTGATGAAAAAAGCACAAGATGAAGTTAGAAGTTTCATTGGAAATAAAGGGAAAGTCACTGAAAGCGACACTGGCCACCTTCATTATCTAAAGATGATAGTTAAAGAAACTTTTAGATTGCATCCTCCAGGGACTCTACTTTTCCCAAGAGAAACCATGTCACACTTTAAGATCAATGGTTACGACATTTACCCAAAAATGTTAGTACAAGTTAATGCTTGGGCAATAGGACGAGATCCTAAATACTGGGAGAACCCAGAAGAATTCATCCCAGAAAGGTTCATGGATAACTCCATTGATTATAAaggtcaaaattttgagttattgACATTTGGATCTGGTCGAAGAGGTTGTCCTGGGATATATATGGCAACAACAACAATTGAGCTTGCACTTGCAAATCTTTTATATTGTTTCAATTGGAAATTACCTGATGGGATGAAAGAGGAAGATATCAACATGGAAGAGGCAGCTGGTCTTAGCCTTACTACCAGTAAGAAAACAGCTTTGAACCTTGTGCCAACCGCATTGTTTTAAGATATTAGTATATGTCAGCACTCTTCCCCACCCTTTCTTCTCTCCCCCATCTCACACTCCATTCCAAATATTATGACATGCTAAATGGTGGCCAATTTGCATGTATGTTTTGGCTTTTGTGATCGTGGATCATTTATcctttcttataaataaatggTAGGAATTGAAAGATAATTTGTGTTTGTCGTTATTACCTGTGGCGGTGTCATGGAATACAAAACCACTATTTCTATTCCATTTTGTTATGatgtattcattttattttacttataaaataactaaaatttaaaaaataaaaaaaataaataaaacacatgaCATATCACAATCGGTAGAGTATAAAGTATTTTTGAGACTGATAGTTTCTATTCAGTATTATGAAGGATAGgcataattatttcattcaatCAATTGTTTTGGACAACGGAGCAGAGGCTAGGTGAGCAAATTTTCTTTACACTCCAAACTGTATGGagtaaaaaaaggaagaaagcctCACTTTGAGCATATtacaatttatattataaatttaaatcgACTTTAATGTTCAAATGTTTGATCATGTATGGTGGCAATGAAAGGTATGTAGAGGGAATCTTTCAACTCcaacatcaaaatcaatgaCGCGTCCCACCAAATCATATTACAAAGAATTTTTTCTTACAAGATTACAAATTATTCATCATCAATTTCataacttgaattttttttatgcatattgttaggacatatgtggttcacttgataagaacatatgtcattattttatataattggctaatcttttgacaaaacgcactttacttgtaattgggtagatctaggatgtttttaatacttcaagaaataaggtttcaagattaagtgttaaagccatgcaagtctgtccaagaaataagCTGAGAAATGCTTATCATTAATTCTCGACAGCTGGCTTgatagctgcatctatcgagctttaaaatgTTGTTCCAGTCCCGtggcttgacagctgctcgacagcacctcgacacctctatctatcgaggtttaagaaaaacaaattttcagatttgttttgattctaatccgtggatatgtctttgggccttcttttctcataaccctagacatataaaatgattattttaaaggccgttaAAGTAAGCACAAgatgcacaagcattgagaaaagtctgttcaagcaatttgtgaccggagacaaagtttgccctagttcatctctttgtgaagaagctgctgtgtctttgctccgtagggttttgtaactaagcatcttcttgttcttcattgaaaaggagagattgtcactacagaacaagtccaattgggtattggggtaagggttcaactgtaggttggtataaggtactgagattcctttacttgtaaccgcttgttgtgataatagtggattcttgggagtggtgaccttaaaatcacctggtggggtttttgccttggaggtttcccccattcgtaaacaaatcaccgtgtcaaattcaTTTTCCCCtgtactttagtttattggtgatttgtttgtgctaccatgtgtttgcatgttaaattggttaattaattaaacttggctaattaatcaattaatctatcacaaagggtcaatacgtttttggcctatcacataTTGCTCTAGAATGATTGCTATGATTAGTGTTCATTTATGTGATTAGCTTTTATATACTACAAAAAAAACTATGTGCTCCGTACGGAGTCTcgttttttttaacttttacatGTGAAgtattccttttatttatttttaatgaggtGTGtaataataaacatataaactagtaatttaaaaaaaaaaaaactaacaaaatagtTTTGGCATATGTACTGATTAACAATATCTAttaatttctctaaaaaaaaaaaaacaatatctattaagtttttatttcctataaatGAATgctaatgaaattaaaaatgaggttgaacatcaaatagggattttttttttttttatgaaataaaagattttgagtttaaatCATGTCTATACCAAAAAGAGatttaagttttattatatctataaaaaatataagtgcTGAATTAGTTAATATGTATTGATGAGAGATGACACCATTTAAAATTTGGACCCTAATGTTAATTATCATTTTGATTTAAGTCATTCTGTCTATATGTTGTGATGACGTGTTCGTTAAATGTTGCCTCAACTCAAAACGGCATATTATGAATCCAAAATTTGAAGCAAAAATGTGTGATTTTAAGTGTGTAAATTGCATACTAGTCTATATTTCATTAGCCCTCAACTTAAACAGTCTAGCTTCAAGACtagataattatatttttagacAAGTTTATATATAGACACATAATGATAATACAACATAAATTTGAATCAACTTTAATGTTCAAGTGTTTGTTCACAAACGTATTATTAATTTTACGTCTAGTTCATTTAATTGTCGAGTTTAAATTTAGACTTgaatttaacttatttttaaacaaacaaacaaatataaacaaatctTTTTTCTAACTCGAGTTCAAGCTCCTCGTAAGCAACTCGATTCATTTATGGTCAATGCCCCCTCTTGATTAATTACACCCGAATGGCCCACCAAAAGATCCTCTTATCATAACAAATTCACAATCTATCATGTACCTAACcaaatatatttccaaaatcTTACAAGCAAATCTTATAAGTATTGTATACCTTTGTAACTTGCAATATTGTACAACCCAATCAAACATTACAATACGTACTAGTGTAGAGAGAGTGGTCGCATTGGAtccggatcctctccatttccattTGATAATGGAGAGTGTCTAGTTAAGGGACATGATGCATCTAAAATAAATCAAGGGTgtaaaaattgccacgtcaattaaaattcaaaacactTAACTCTAGAAGCTCAATTGTGGTTAAACAAAAGGGTTAACTCAGCAAACCCATCTTATATCAATCTCTCTTCTCCATTGTCGATAGCTTtgctctctcaatctctcttctCCATCACTGTGCTCCCTCAACCTTGTTGTCGCCACTGCCACAATCACCAACATGTGCCAAGCTACCTCAACTGTGATTAAACAAAAGGGTTAACTCAGCAAACCCATCTTATATCAATCTCTCTTCTCCATCACTGTGCTTTGCTCTCCCTCAACCTTGTCGTCGCCACTGCCACAATCACCAATGTGTGCCAAGCTACCGTTGTTTCTTCGATTTCATCTCACACCAGCCTAACATCACCGAACCCACTGCTCGGTAAATTTTCTCAATCTTATTTCTTCTTTATaagctctgtttggttgcttggaaaaaaaaggaaaataaattagtatactgctatttttttttattgattttgtcatgttgagtttgttttttattctttgagtgtttttttttttttagggttttgagcTTTGGGAttgtttgaaaacaaaatagttGGTGGGTATTTGAGCTTTGCAGGGTTTATGGTTTGTTTTGATCTGAATATGTTCCAAAAGGTATGAGATTTTTGGGTTGTTTTGATACCACACCTAAGTTTCTTGAGACTaggatgaaaaatatgaaaaacaaaaacaacaagcaAAGCTAATACTAGAAGGGCATGGGAGGAAATAGaattaatgatcaaaatacaaGCTTACTATTTTACTTAATCATAATTGTTCACTCGATTAATACACTGGCTTTTTAGGGCGAGGTAGACGaatttttgattttcaaaaatttgagttgttGGGATTCTTGAGAACCCTTTTGTGGTTGGTATTTGAAGCTCTTATAGGAAAATTAATTGAACTTCTTGGCTGTTTTTTGTGCCTCTCTTTTTGTAGATTGGTTCTTGTATTGGCCTTTTGGTTATCCATTTGGAAAGTCTGCATAATTTTTTGGATAGGTTCTGTTATTGGTTTCACTATAATTTTGAAGAATTGAGATTTGTTAATATTGCTTGTAGGTTTCATTGATCCTAATCATCAGTAATTTGGAAGGGCCTTTGGAGCTATGATACATCCCAAAGCTTTGATACCAAAAGAACTTACATAACAAAGAAGCATCATACATTCATACCAAGAGATGGGGCAAGTTGTTTAACACGAGGAAAGTCGAAGTGATCAAGCTAAGATTGAAAATTGTAGACTTTGGATGGAATGTATAATCAAGAAGCAAGAGCTGGAATGTATAGTCAAGCAATAAGCACACCAATTGTAGAAGTTTCATGTTATTATAATCATATAATCAAAGTGTTTATTTCAATGGAATTCTTGTTATGTGATCAAAGtgtacattttaataaaatttgttcattttttatatattaaattctcTTATTGTCTACTCTGttggattgaattttgattgtaatgCCAAGTAACTCATAGGGGTGCAACCCAAGTACATAGATTAGCTGAGCAATGTAAAAGAAAGTGATTAGCTGGCACCCTTACCAATTTCCAATGCAAGTACACAGTTCACATGAATGTACATTTAACCATTATGCAGAAACTACTTTGCACATGTTAAGGCCATTTAAATAGTGTAATGGAAACTAGATTGCTTTATTGCAAAATACATTATATTAATTGATGGCATTGGGAAACTCCTACCTAGACAAAAACAACAACTCCTGCCTAGACAAAAACTGAACACTATTTATAGCAAAGAGGGAAACCGATCCACTCCTAATAGCATAACAATTATGCAGAAACTGATCCacaattatgcagaaaacaggGCAATTTGCAGAAACAATAATTATGCAGTAACAATAATTATGAAGAAACAGTAATGATGCAGTAATTATACCAAACATATTCTATAGAAACAGTATTCtttccaaataataaaaaaattgaacatttgAATGTGACCAAATGTGACTAAGTTTTGGACCATCAAAATTCCAGTCCTAAACtaggaaaattacaaaacaagaGCACTTAATCTCAACATGTGTCATAGATTATAAAACATGATCCTAAACTAGAAAAATGACTTGACTTTATGAACCATCTCATTCCATCCACTTGTAACACTTTCTTGAGTCAAGGGACCTCCACTTGCAACACTTCCTTGAGTCAAGAGACCTCCGGCACCATCAATTTTGTTGTTGGAGCCTACAACACTTGACATACTCTCTAAATGTGATACTAATGCAACACTTGCTGATGAGCCTCCCTGATGTGATGCAGAACTTGTAGAAGTCGACTACAAAAAAACCAATTACACATTACACATATCACAAGCTTAgcattaaaattatcaaatcatgcatctaaactattattaatatcaaagtaaaatatataactGTAAATATCTTTACCATTAAAAGTTGTGTAAAACTAGTAATATTTCCAAAAGAGATATCCTCAGTTTTCATTTGTGCCATGATGTTATGTGCatatatttcctataaaaattgtaattgtttAGCAACAATAATAGTATACTATATTAacatgtaaaaataatatagaatgGTGAAAATAAGGATAATTTAGAAGATTACCTCCtgcactttcttttctttgtttgcttcTTTGATGTGCCTTCCTTTGGTTTCGATATCTTTTCTATCCATGATTTCGTCCTACGCTTTTTATTACGATAaatctctcttttctttatccCTTTTGGTATAATCGTAATCGAAGCACATAATTGATCTTCTTTTTCTGCAAAGTCAATGGAAGGCCTAATGATGTCTTCTTCTACATTAGCTTTGCAATTCCTAAggtcacaaagtttttttttttttttttcaaatctgcAATTGCTAAACTTAGAATATTATGGCCTTCTTTAGTTTTACATGCCTCATTCAtcaattgaatatattttggcCATAAATCTTGATACCGATCTACATATTCCAGTCAAGTATCCGGCTTAATGTTATGTGTTGTGCAATTTTTTCCGCTTCCATCTTTTGCATCTCTTATCCACCTCTTCATGATATATCTATTAGAAATCAACTTGATATCCAATACATCAAGAACTTTCAAACTATGCCTACATAAAATACCAAATGACTCAAACTTTCTGCAACTACAAGATAGAGTCTCATCTAATGGATTCCAAATGACTTCATATTTTCCATATTGATTGAAAACTCCAACCACATAACTATGTGTTTGACTCACATTGCGTTCTAGGATGGAAAGTGCCATCACCTCTTTAACTTTTGtctgaaataaatcaaacaatgTAGGCGTGTACACTGTTGCTACTTGATTAAGCATAGGAGAGCTTTTGAGCTTCAATCTTGGAAATTTATGTCTAGAGTTGTATTTTGCTTCTAACTCCTTATCCCATTTTTGATTGACAACTCTTTCAAAATGAGTGAAAAACTCTACTATATTGAGATCAGTACGCAAGCAATCCTTCAAGTCAGCATTGAAACTCTCACTAAGCTGGGTTGTCTTCATTCCTGCAGTGAAAGTTCTCTTAACATATGCTTGGGCCCATTTTTCGTTTAATTTAAATAGATCAATTAACCATTTATTTTCACGAACATCGTACATATCCAGCATTTCATTCCAAGCTGTAAGAAACTCATCTTCACCATTATACTCATAGATACATGCTAAGAAATCATCGTTAAATTGAGACTCATTTTTGAGTAAATGAGTGTTTCTTAGCATTCTGCCACATATGCCAACTACAAAATGCATGATATGTCTTAGGCATGACTACTTTTATTGCAGCTGACATTGCTGCATCTTGATCTGTGAAAATAGTGATTGACTTCTTTTTAGACATTGCTTCTAAGAAGGTCTCAAATAACCATACAAAATATTCAATCGTTATCATATAAAAGTGCACCTCCAAATACAATAGTTTCTCTATGGTGATTGAGACCCAAAAATACTCCAAGTGGCCTTGCATCTCTATACATTGTATCAAACGTTATTACATTATCGAAGAGGCTATAGTCAATGATCATTCTTGCATCAGCCTAAAAGATATTAGTAATCAACTCTTCACAGTCCAATTGAGTAGCAAAATAATATGAAGGATTTTCCTTAAGTTGACAATTGAAATATCTTCTCAAGCTAGCAGCTTCCCCATGCTCCATGTCTCTCTGTCGCTTTGTGCATAAATAGTTTTTATGATCTTGCTTGGTAAAACCAAGATTATCATATCCACCAACTTGCGTACAAAGAAGCTCATAAGATTGCTTTAATCTTAATCCTGATTCATGTGCCAAATCAATTTCAATAGCATGAGTTGTAGCCACTTTCCGTTGTGATGGCATCATGTGTACAGTTGATGGAAGGCGGAGATAGTGGTTATGCTCAGCAATAAATTCATTCACCACATATTTTTTACTATCTCAATTAAGTACAATAACCAAATGTGCTTCACAACCACATCTTGTTTCCGCTCGTGGattctttatattttgatcTCTCTTGTCTTTGCCTTGAACTCCCTCCTTCGCGCACACAAATCTCCTTGAAGTAACCACTCCAgtctttttacatttatttaacGTACTCTTTTCTAATGCTAAAACCAGCCTTTCTGccatattcattataaaaatcatattcaatCTCATTTGCTTCAAACTCCATCCCTTTAAATGAGGTAGATTCCATGGGCACATTAGAAGGAACATGTATTCCCATCATTATCCCTAGAAAAAATTgactataaatttattataactttCACCTATGAGTAGTAGCCAGagtaaaaattgaccaaaatagagattatgtaaaaaaatgagACAGAGTAAAAATGAAAGAGTAGCTAGAGTAAAAATGAAAGAGTCATTGGAAGTAAGGGAAAATTTGGCTGCTAAATGAGCAGTAGAGTTGCAAAATCTACTAATCCAACTAAAATTGCAAGAAACAAAAGACATAACCAAGTCTCGAATGTCAGCAATCAAATGGGAAATAGAACAGGTAGAACAGGGACCATTGGTGTGGATAGACCAGGCAATAAAATATGCCATATACTGataaagattcaatctttatctaaaaaaaagattcaatctttatctcaaaaaaattaaaaaaaatactccaaGAATCATCCAGCCATTataaagattcaatctttatctcaaaaaattaaaaataaaagttcagaTAGACTCTAACTTGCATCTagccatcaaaacaacaatataaactcaccaagacaacaatataaatgcaaaaaaaagagatggactCCAAGAATCATCCAATCATTataaagattcaatctttatctcaaaaaattaaaaataaaagttcagaTAGACTCTAACTTGCATCCAGCtatcaaaacaacaatataaactcaccaagacaacaatataaatgctaaaaaatgAGATGGACTCCAAGAATCATCCAACCATTataaagattcaatctttatctcaaaaaactaAAGATAAAAGTTCAGATAGACTCTAACTTGCATCCagccatcaaaacaacaatataaactcaccaagacaacaatataaatgctaaaaaatgAGATGGACTCCAAGAATCATCCAACCATTataaagattcaatctttatctcaaaaaactaAAGATAAAAGTTGAGATAGACTCTAACTTGCATCCagccatcaaaacaacaatataaactCACCAAGACAACAATATAAATGCAGAAAAATGAGATGGACTCCAAGAATCATCCAGCCATTataaagattcaatctttatcttaaaaaattaaaaataaaaattcagatagACTCTAACTTGCATCCAGCTaccaaaacaacaatataaagTCACCAAGACAACAATATAAATGCAGAAAAATGATCAAACATCAAATAAGATAAGCATAAACGAGTTTTATGGATATACCTCTATTTTGGCAAGATAGAAACAAGATGTGCTCTGAACTTGTTCTCTGAACCAATCTACAAAAAACAGAGATGTGGTTATTCTCTGAACCTCTGTTTTGTGCACGTTTGGTTTTCACTTTTCCCtcctaaaaagtttttttttccagtaGAATTTGTCCGGTTGAGTTAAACAACCCTCTAGTTTAAGTGTTTAACCACAGTTAACTGtgtgtttatattttaattgatgtgACACGTTTTTTACCCTTGatagttttcaaaaacatcTTGTCCGTGAATTGgacactctccatttcaaagggaAATTGAGAGGATCCGGTCGCACTCACTTcacttggggggggggggtgaatgAATCATGCACTAACTCATCAAGTGGGGACCACCATCCCATTCCAAAAACTACGTTGCCAATCTCTGGGCATTCGACACGTGGCAACTGTACCAACGCTAGCGTAGTacttggtctttttttttttattaaaaataaaataataagagaTCAGTGTTGTGCAACTTGGATGGTTGGGTCCCACTTCTTGACACATGACATGCCTCTTGTTGGGGGGACCACGTGCTTCACGCATACTCCTCGCCTATTTAAGGTCACCCAGTTACTTGTTGACTTCTTTGCAAATTAGACCGTagtcaaaccaaaaaaaaaaaaaaaaagcaaaactagCTTTTTAAGTTTCTCTCaatttcatttcagttctctaacttttAGGTTTATTCAATTATGGGTTTTCAATAAAGATATTCagggttcaaaattttattttcctaactattaaattatcaaaaaagaaaaagaaatgaaataagaCTTCTGTCTAATGACTCTAATTATTTAGTTTACCTCCACTATTTATACAAATATCCACAATTAATATAAACATattcacattttaaaaaataaaaatacatttaaaatatgAAAGTGAATATTAAAACCAGGAGAAATTCTTAAGTACTCTTGGAGCATGGAAAATGATGccccctcctctcacattcatatgGGGTCcattcattaaattcatggtggagtcccttataaatgtgagaggagagaacaTCATTTTCTTAGTACTCCGGaagtacttaagaattttccaaAGTGAAAGTGAGAGTATCATTAGATTCATTACCCTTGATTGATGAGCATACAATAGCAAAACAAATAATGGTGGGCGAGGTAAGAAACAAGCGTGGGAA
This genomic interval carries:
- the LOC142621174 gene encoding cytochrome P450 71B34-like; this encodes MALDTIPLWLPLLLVLPLLLLMKKKMDERSSKNLPPSPPKLPIIGNLHQLGVLPHQSMWQLSKKYGSIMLLQLSGITIVIISSADAAREVLKVHDLACCSRPPLACSKVFSYNYRDMAFSPYGDYWREIRKICVLELFSVKRVQSYQFIREEEVALFVDSISPYASSATPIDLSEKLFALTASITFRIGFGKSFRGSGLDNERFQAVIHEVMSMIGSYNASEFLPFVGWIIDTLSGRFKRLERVFHELDTLFQQVIDLHLDPERTKPEHEDIIDVLLRIEREQAESGDTARFTKQNIKAVLLNIFLGGIDTSAITMIWAMAELAKNPGLMKKAQDEVRSFIGNKGKVTESDTGHLHYLKMIVKETFRLHPPGTLLFPRETMSHFKINGYDIYPKMLVQVNAWAIGRDPKYWENPEEFIPERFMDNSIDYKGQNFELLTFGSGRRGCPGIYMATTTIELALANLLYCFNWKLPDGMKEEDINMEEAAGLSLTTSKKTALNLVPTALF
- the LOC142620159 gene encoding protein FAR-RED ELONGATED HYPOCOTYL 3-like — encoded protein: MGIHVPSNVPMESTSFKGMEFEANEIEYDFYNEYGRKAGFSIRKEMLRNTHLLKNESQFNDDFLACIYEYNGEDEFLTAWNEMLDMYDVRENKWLIDLFKLNEKWAQAYVKRTFTAGMKTTQLSESFNADLKDCLRTDLNIVEFFTHFERVVNQKWDKELEAKYNSRHKFPRLKLKSSPMLNQVATVYTPTLFDLFQTKVKEVMALSILERNVSQTHSYVVGVFNQYGKYEVIWNPLDETLSCSCRKFESFGILCRHSLKVLDVLDIKLISNRYIMKRWIRDAKDGSGKNCTTHNIKPDT